The following coding sequences are from one Acidimicrobiales bacterium window:
- the rplB gene encoding 50S ribosomal protein L2, with product MALRKRKPTSAGRRFQTVSDFSDITRSEPERSLIAPKSKTGGRNSYGRKTARHKGGGHKQRYRVIDFRRTKDGVPATVAAIEYDPNRTCRIALLHYHDGEKRYILAPKDLTVGDVLQSGQGSDIRPGNALPLRYIPVGTVVHNIEIKPGGGGKMARSAGTSVQLVAKEGDHATIRLPSSEMRRVPIDCRATVGEVGNAEHELIKIGKAGRNRWKGVRPQTRGVAMNPVDHPHGGGEGKTSGGRHPVSPWGQAEGRTRDTTKPSQKLIVRRRRTRGSRR from the coding sequence ATGGCTCTCCGCAAGCGCAAGCCCACCAGTGCCGGTCGTCGGTTCCAGACCGTCTCGGACTTCTCCGACATCACCCGCAGCGAGCCCGAGCGGTCGCTGATCGCCCCCAAGTCGAAGACCGGCGGTCGCAACAGCTACGGCCGCAAGACCGCCCGCCACAAGGGCGGCGGCCACAAGCAGCGCTACCGCGTCATCGACTTCCGCCGCACCAAGGACGGCGTCCCGGCGACGGTCGCCGCCATCGAGTACGACCCGAACCGCACGTGTCGCATCGCCCTGCTCCACTACCACGACGGTGAGAAGCGCTACATCCTCGCCCCGAAGGACCTCACCGTCGGCGACGTCCTCCAGAGCGGCCAGGGCTCCGACATCCGCCCCGGCAACGCCCTCCCGTTGCGCTACATCCCGGTGGGCACGGTCGTGCACAACATCGAGATCAAGCCCGGCGGCGGCGGGAAGATGGCCCGCAGCGCCGGCACCAGCGTCCAGCTGGTCGCCAAGGAAGGCGACCACGCGACCATCCGCCTCCCCAGCAGCGAGATGCGGCGGGTGCCGATCGACTGCCGGGCCACCGTCGGCGAGGTCGGCAACGCCGAGCACGAGCTCATCAAGATCGGCAAGGCCGGCCGCAACCGCTGGAAGGGCGTACGCCCCCAGACCCGTGGTGTGGCCATGAACCCCGTCGACCACCCCCACGGTGGCGGCGAGGGCAAGACCTCGGGTGGTCGCCACCCGGTCTCGCCCTGGGGCCAGGCCGAAGGCCGCACCCGCGACACGACCAAGCCGTCACAGAAGCTCATCGTCCGCCGACGCCGCACGCGCGGCTCGCGCCGATAG
- the rpsS gene encoding 30S ribosomal protein S19, whose product MPRSLKKGPFVDDHLLKKVDELNDNNEKRVIKTWSRRSTVIPEMVGHTIAVHDGRKHVPVYITESMVGHKLGEFAPTRTFKFHAGQEKKGRR is encoded by the coding sequence ATGCCTCGCAGCCTCAAGAAGGGTCCGTTCGTCGACGACCACCTGTTGAAGAAGGTCGACGAGCTGAACGACAACAACGAGAAGCGGGTGATCAAGACCTGGTCGCGTCGTTCCACGGTGATCCCCGAGATGGTCGGTCACACCATCGCCGTGCACGACGGCCGCAAGCACGTGCCCGTCTACATCACCGAGTCGATGGTGGGGCACAAGCTCGGCGAGTTCGCGCCCACCCGCACGTTCAAGTTCCACGCCGGACAAGAGAAG